A genomic stretch from Kogia breviceps isolate mKogBre1 chromosome 1, mKogBre1 haplotype 1, whole genome shotgun sequence includes:
- the UBXN10 gene encoding UBX domain-containing protein 10, translating into MATEAPVKVAPPECSTVVSTAADSCIWQPDSLNLHVTRPKSAKGRTRPSLHKPAGTEGCHSLTPSSPPAIPCESPSSQKLGACIPKSPNQGAPNEIPQLLQQVPIGASSSLNKYPVLPSINRKTLQEGPLETVAKKAGSLQLSSTQALYQAETCTVKLSEEDSRAQPCSPERKFVVRTKRQSSYRARDLEEPSDQEPSLLLAVRSPSGRRFVHHFRPTDDLHTVVAMAEHKNKATYRHCSIETMEVPSRHFSDLTKSLQECGILHKSVLGISQEDGEGWP; encoded by the coding sequence ATGGCCACAGAAGCCCCTGTGAAGGTAGCCCCCCCTGAATGCAGCACTGTCGTCAGCACAGCAGCTGACAGCTGCATTTGGCAGCCAGACTCACTAAACCTGCACGTCACAAGGCCCAAGTCCGCCAAGGGACGTACTCGGCCAAGTCTGCATAAGCCCGCAGGCACGGAGGGATGCCACAGCCTCACACCATCTTCACCTCCAGCCATTCCCTGCGAGTCTCCGAGCAGCCAGAAACTGGGAGCCTGCATACCCAAATCTCCAAATCAGGGAGCCCCCAATGAGATCCCACAGCTGCTGCAGCAGGTGCCCATAGGGGCATCCTCTTCCCTCAACAAATACCCAGTCCTTCCTTCCATCAACAGGAAGACCCTGCAGGAGGGGCCCCTGGAAACAGTTGCTAAAAAGGCTGGCTCCCTGCAGCTGAGCAGTACCCAGGCTCTTTACCAAGCGGAGACCTGCACCGTGAAGCTGAGTGAAGAAGATTCTCGAGCTCAGCCTTGTTCCCCGGAGAGGAAATTCGTCGTGCGGACCAAGAGACAAAGCTCCTACAGGGCCAGAGACCTGGAGGAACCGTCAGATCAAGAGCCAAGCCTGCTGCTTGCTGTCAGGTCACCATCAGGACGAAGGTTTGTCCACCATTTCCGGCCCACTGATGATTTGCACACCGTTGTCGCCATGGCCGAACACAAGAACAAGGCCACCTACCGACACTGCAGCATTGAAACGATGGAGGTGCCCAGCAGACATTTCTCTGACCTCACCAAGTCTCTGCAGGAGTGCGGAATCCTCCACAAGTCGGTGCTGGGCATCTCACAGGAAGACGGGGAGGGATGGCCCTGA